The sequence below is a genomic window from Candidatus Terasakiella magnetica.
ATTGTGAATGATTGCATTATTAAAACCTGAATGGCCTTTTATGTGATCAAAAGTTCCATTTTCTCGGTTGAATTTATTTAAACCTGATTGAGTTGCTACCCAGAATGTGTCATTGCGATCAATAAACACATCATATACAGAATTCGAGCTAATTGATTTTGGGTCGTCCAATTTATGTTGGTAATGCTTAAAAGTTTTTGTGACTGTATCAAAGCGGTCCATACCACCACCCCAAGTCGCAAGATAGATATGGTTCGGTTTTTTTGTATCCCTTATATTCTGTAATGCTGAATTATTTGCTGGGGTATTTAGATCGTCAGGGTCATGAAGCGTACATTTGCTCTCATATGTTTTTTTATTGAAACTGCATAGTCCTTGAATCCAACCTGAAGCCCATAATAACTCGGGGTTATTGGCATCTTGTTGAAAGTCATAGAGGAATGTGTTTTCAGTTAAGCGTTGAATGACTGCGCCTTTATCGCGGTCAAACAATGTTATCCCTGCGGCCGTGGAAACATAGAAATTATTCCCATCCTGATACATACCGGATGGGTAACCGTGAGGAAGGCTCGTTTTCTGGCTTGTGTCAGGTTTAAAGCTACGAAATGTACCTGTCTCTTTATCAATGTGATCTAGGCCTGAACCAAAATGGCCTATCCAAACATCCCCTCTATTATCCTCATAAATGGGCATGACTGAATCACTTGAAAGACCATTTTTCCCGATATTTACAAGCTTGAACTTTCTGGCGTTAGGATCAAATTTATCAACTTTACCTGAACTATGTACGACCCATAGTATTCCAGTTGCATCTTCCAATACGCCGTGGATAGTGTTTGTTGCCAACCCATAACTCTGTTTAAAAGTCTCAAATGTATTATGATTTGGATCAAAAATGACGAGACCAACATTTTGGGTGGCATCAATTAAAGCCAGTTTTCCCGATTTCAGGGGTACGATTTTCCAAATCCACATCTGTGGAACCGGACTGTTTTTCTTAGAAGTGTACTGTATGGTTTCATATTTACCAGTTGTGGTGTTGAATTTAATCAGCCCATTTTCTTTCGTGCCAAACCATAGTATTTCCTGTGTTTGAGCAATAGAATAGATGTCATTAAAGGGTAAAGAGGCTAAATCTTTGGGGTTATGTATGATACGGGTTATGTGATGTGTTTTACTGTTGATCTTAGCTAAACCAGCATCTTTAGCCGCGACCCACACATTCTCATTTGTATCTATATGAAGTGAGAAAATATCGTTTCCCGGCAACGAGTTTTCTAGTTTTGGATTGTGTCTGAAATTTGTAAAATTATTATTTTTAACATTATAGACACTCACACCATCCTGAGTTCCCAACCAAATGTTGCCATTTGTATCTTCAGCAATTGTTTGCGCAGAATTATTGAAGCTATTGTTTACAATTGTATTTTGCTGATTTGGGTCATGTTTGAAGATGGTTATTTTATTCGTCGACTTATCGTATAGGTTCAAACCGTCGTTTGTACCTATCCATATATTGCCTGCCTTATCTTCGAATAATTGAGAGACATATTTACTCGAGATGCCATTTTTGCCTGTGATCAAATTTTTTGTTTTATTACCATCAAACCTAACAGCTCCACTAAAAAATGAACCAAACCAGACAAATCCATCGCTATCTTGAAGCATGGAAAAAACCGGTTGGCCACCAATGTCAAAAGCAGGTTTGAATTCAATCTCAAAAGGGTAATGATCATTCCCAAATTCATAGGCATGCGTTTTGCTGACAAAACCAAGGGAGATAGAAAATACAACGATCCAAAGATATTTAATAAACATACTTTCTTCCTTGAGGTACTGCCTTGCCCTATTTAATAGGAATTACTGTACATTAGTATGTACTACTTACCAGTTATTTTTAAGCGCTTCTAATTTTGATTTTTATTTAGAATGACTACTATTGGCGAAATGCAGACTTCCTATATTTGAAAGTTAAACTCACCTATGGGGCATTAAGTTTAAACCTTTGACGAGATAGTAAGGTTTGGCTGAAAAGGGATTTGAAAAGGCGGTCTTCGGGCTGCTTTTTTTATGTGCCGATTTCTTTGCGGATTTTATCCCATTCACCATTTTGTCGCATAATTTGTAAACCTTGGTTCAGTCTTTCCATGAGAAAACGGGCACGTGCAGGCTTATTGCTGAAAATCAGCCGGTAAAGAGAAATTCTAAAAGGCTCTTTATGGAAAGTGAGCATATGGTCGTTCTTAGGATACTTTTCTTTAAGGATGGCCTCACCACTTATTTTGTTATACGGCAAAAAATTGATCTTTCCAGTTCGTAACATTTCAAAAGCATGAGCAGGATTTGCTATATAGCGAATTTTAAGGAGTTTTTCGTCTACGAGTTTCTGAAAGTAAGGAGCAAGCTGCCCCCCTTTTTCATACCCCATCACCATGCCATGCAAACTTTTAGAATCACGCCAATTAAAATATTTTCGAGCATCTAAATGGAAAATCACATAATCAGAGGAAATTATGGGATCACTGGCGAGCAGTTTACCTAACCAACTTTGATAGTCCCCCCAGACAGCTCCTCCATCGAAAACACCTTTCATCAAATTTGGATGGATTGTTTTCCAGGGTACGAATCTGAATTCGACCTCCAAACCAGAATAGGCAAATGCTTTTCGAATGATGCGAGGGATAATTCCCTGACCTTTAAAGTTTTGAGAGATATAAGGAGGCCATTCACCCGTCAGTATTTGAACGTTGTTTTCACCTGTTGATTTTGCAATCGCTTCATGACTTAAGGCAATCACCCCAATCAAGAACGCAAAGATCAAAACATATATTCTCTGCATTGGAAGCTTCCTTTAACTGAATAGGTGAAAAGTAAAAGATAAAGAAGTTGTTACAAAAACTCAAATATACTTATTGTCAATCTCGGCGACTAGCAGGCATTTGGAGCATGCTATATATTATGTGTCACTTTAGGCGCGATAAAGGCAAGTCGGTGACACGCTAGTCGGCAAGGTGTGAGAAAATGAAAAAAGAGGCGGCCCCTGAGATCGCCTTTTTTCATCACTAAAGTCCGCTTTTTAAGCTAGAACAGTCATTAATTAATCGATACTGACTCTAGTTACTTCTGATTTTAGAAACGAAATCTGTTAAAGCTGTTTTCAGCTCATCAGATTGCATTGAGAGTGTTTGTGAGGTCTCCAGCAATTGATTTGCGGATGTTTCTGTATGTTCCACACTGCTATTTACACCCGTGATGTTCTCTGAAACTTCATTAGTACCAACTGCAGCTTGTTCGGCACTATTTGCAATCTCATTTGTCGCATTGCCTTGTTCTTCAACACCTGCAGCAACCGCTGTGGAAACTTCATTGATGTCCTTGATCGTTTCACCAATTTGTTGAATTGCCTGCGCTGCTTGATCAGTCGAATTTTGTACATTGGCAATTTGAGTAGAAATTTCTTCAGTGGCGCGCCCTGTTTGGTTTGCAAGGTTTTTAACTTCGGAGGCGACGACTGCAAACCCTTTGCCTGCCTCACCTGCGCGCGCTGCTTCAATTGTTGCGTTAAGGGCAAGCAGGTTTGTTTGTTCTGCAATGTCAGAAATCAGGGAGACAACTTCCCCGATTTTGTTCGCTTCTTCCACAAGAGCTTTCACCATGCCTTGGGTTGTCTCAGCTTGATGTGCCGCATTATCTGCAATTCCGCTGGAATGGGCGACTTGAGAGCTGATTTCACTAATAGAAGAAGAAAGTTCTGTTGCAGCAGATGCTACAGATTGAACGCTACCGGCTGCTTGTTCTGATGCGGTTGCAACATTTGATGTTTGCGTTTTAGCCTCCTTCACAACATTCACCATG
It includes:
- a CDS encoding ligand-binding sensor domain-containing protein; amino-acid sequence: MFIKYLWIVVFSISLGFVSKTHAYEFGNDHYPFEIEFKPAFDIGGQPVFSMLQDSDGFVWFGSFFSGAVRFDGNKTKNLITGKNGISSKYVSQLFEDKAGNIWIGTNDGLNLYDKSTNKITIFKHDPNQQNTIVNNSFNNSAQTIAEDTNGNIWLGTQDGVSVYNVKNNNFTNFRHNPKLENSLPGNDIFSLHIDTNENVWVAAKDAGLAKINSKTHHITRIIHNPKDLASLPFNDIYSIAQTQEILWFGTKENGLIKFNTTTGKYETIQYTSKKNSPVPQMWIWKIVPLKSGKLALIDATQNVGLVIFDPNHNTFETFKQSYGLATNTIHGVLEDATGILWVVHSSGKVDKFDPNARKFKLVNIGKNGLSSDSVMPIYEDNRGDVWIGHFGSGLDHIDKETGTFRSFKPDTSQKTSLPHGYPSGMYQDGNNFYVSTAAGITLFDRDKGAVIQRLTENTFLYDFQQDANNPELLWASGWIQGLCSFNKKTYESKCTLHDPDDLNTPANNSALQNIRDTKKPNHIYLATWGGGMDRFDTVTKTFKHYQHKLDDPKSISSNSVYDVFIDRNDTFWVATQSGLNKFNRENGTFDHIKGHSGFNNAIIHNILQDDNGYLWMGTSIGLVKFDPEKENLVDIFTKEDGLHSHNFFATSKLKDSNGKLWFGGFGGLNIVEPKSITKNKVSPRVFLTSLSSGGAPIETKMSLERLNEIQLNWDRNIIEFSYVALNFTNSQQNQYKYKLEGYDKDWFNAGSIRNGRYVALPGGTYVLRIKGSNNDGVWSQKEQEVALKIIVATPPWMRWWAIIIYVALLAVLLIAIYQIKMRATRQYQTRLEKDIQDRTKMLSDAYGTISESIEYASSIQRSLLPKDMYLKQDLDDYFVIWEPRDIVGGDLYWYRRCEGGFLIILADCTGHGVPGAFMTMLTTGGLDRGLRTHPDGDPAKIISSINRSIQHSLSQHQGEGESDDGLELGVCRIHYGSNTLTYAGARFSLLKFNGDDCTEVKGDKTGIGYRHVDIDRNFTLHDVPICEGDTFTMFSDGITDQVGGERRRGFGKKRLKQLLLSVQDQPMQNQRDTILEVFSDFQGDEKRRDDLSVISFKLK
- a CDS encoding substrate-binding periplasmic protein — translated: MQRIYVLIFAFLIGVIALSHEAIAKSTGENNVQILTGEWPPYISQNFKGQGIIPRIIRKAFAYSGLEVEFRFVPWKTIHPNLMKGVFDGGAVWGDYQSWLGKLLASDPIISSDYVIFHLDARKYFNWRDSKSLHGMVMGYEKGGQLAPYFQKLVDEKLLKIRYIANPAHAFEMLRTGKINFLPYNKISGEAILKEKYPKNDHMLTFHKEPFRISLYRLIFSNKPARARFLMERLNQGLQIMRQNGEWDKIRKEIGT